In Acipenser ruthenus chromosome 15, fAciRut3.2 maternal haplotype, whole genome shotgun sequence, a genomic segment contains:
- the LOC117422611 gene encoding serine/arginine-rich splicing factor 5-like: MSGCRVFIGRLSPHARERDVEKFFKGFGHIREVNLKNGFGFVEFDDHRDADDAVYELNGKELCNERVTIEHARSPRGRGGGGAGGGSGGGGGGGGRFSPRFSSYRQTRGSMYGPPVRTEHRIIVENLSSRISWQDLKDMMRKVGEVTFVDAHRSNKNEGVVEFASHSDMKNALDKLDGTELNGRKLKLTEDRKRKSRSRSRSRSYTRSRSRSRSRSRSKSPSRSRSRNRSRTRSRSVSHSPERKPLPRAAPRSPSRSRSKSRSHSRSPPVQKRQSRSRSPSAESQH; the protein is encoded by the exons ATGAGTGGATGTCGAGTGTTCATCGGTCGGCTGAGCCCCCACGCCAGAGAGAGGGACGTGGAGAAGTTTTTCAAAGGATTTGGGCACATTAGGGAGGTCAATCTAAAAAACGGCTTTGGCTTTGTG GAGTTTGATGACCACAGAGATGCTGATGATGCAGTCTATGAACTCAATGGAAAAGAACTGTGTAATGAAAG AGTCACAATAGAGCATGCCCGCTCTCCCAGAGGGAGAGGAGGTGGAGGAGCTGGAGGTGGAAgtggtggtggaggaggtggtggtggaagGTTCTCTCCGCGGTTCAGCAGCTATCGTCAGACTCGTGGCTCAAT GTATGGTCCTCCTGTGCGCACAGAGCACAGAATCATTGTTGAGAACCTCTCGTCCCGGATAAGTTGGCAG GATCTGAAGGATATGATGAGGAAGGTTGGTGAAGTCACGTTTGTGGATGCACACAGATCCAACAAGAATGAAGG AGTGGTGGAATTTGCTTCACACAGCGATATGAAGAACGCCCTTGATAAACTAGATGGAACTGAGCTTAACGGACGCAAACTCAAACTGACTGAAGATCGCAAGAGGAA gaGCAGAAGCCGCTCCCGCTCCAGGAGCTACACCAGGTCTCGCAGTCGTTCCCGATCCAGGAGCCGTTCCAAATCCCCGAGCAGGAGCCGAAGCAGGAATCGCAGCCGTACCAGGTCCCGCTCGGTCAGCCACAGCCCAGAGAGGAAGCCCCTTCCCCGGGCGGCCCCGCGCTCCCCCTCCCGCTCTCGCTCCAAGTCTCGATCCCACTCCCGATCCCCTCCAGTGCAGAAGAGGCAGTCCAGATCCAGGTCCCCCTCGGCTGAGAGCCAGCACTGA